The following proteins are encoded in a genomic region of Lutra lutra chromosome 16, mLutLut1.2, whole genome shotgun sequence:
- the PEX12 gene encoding peroxisome assembly protein 12: MAEHGAHITTASVVDDQPSIFEVVAQDSLMTAVRPALQHVVKVLAESNPAHYGFFWRWFDEIFALLDLLLQQHYLSKTSASFSENFYGLKRIVMGDTHKPERLASAGLPKRQLWKSIMFLVLLPYLKVKLEKLVSSLREEDEYSIHPPSSRWKQFYRAFLAAYPFVNMAWEGWFFVQQLRYILGKSQHHSPLLRLAGVRLGRLTVQDIRALEHKAAEASLMPRPARSVGEKIKSALKKVLGGAALSLSTGLSVGVFFLQFLEWWYSSENQETIKSLTALPTPPPPVHLDYNSDSPLLPKMKTVCPLCRKTRVNDTVLATSGYVFCYRCVFNYVRSHQACPITGYPTEVQHLIKLYSPEN, from the exons ATGGCTGAGCACGGGGCTCACATCACAACTGCTTCTGTGGTGGATGACCAGCCATCCATCTTTGAGGTGGTAGCACAGGACAGTTTAATGACAGCAGTGAGACCTGCTCTTCAGCATGTGGTCAAG gTTCTCGCAGAATCAAATCCTGCCCACTATGGCTTCTTTTGGAGGTGGTTTGATGAAATCTTCGCCCTGCTAGATCTTCTGCTCCAGCAGCATTATCTGTCTAAAACCAGTGcctcattttctgaaaatttttatggCTTAAAGCGCATTGTAATGGGGGACACACACAAGCCTGAGAGACTGGCCAGTGCTGGTCTCCCAAAGCGGCAGCTATGGAAGTCAATTATGTTCCTGGTTCTTCTTCCCTACCTGAAAGTGAAGCTGGAGAAGCTTGTTTCTAGCCTGAGGGAAGAGGATGAATATTCTATCCATCCCCCTTCTTCCCGCTGGAAACAGTTTTATAGAGCCTTCCTGGCAGCCTACCCATTTGTTAACATGGCATGGGAAGGCTGGTTTTTTGTACAACAACTTCGATACATCTTGGGAAAGTCTCAGCATCACTCACCGTTGCTGAGGCTGGCTGGAGTTCGGCTCGGTCGACTTACAGTTCAAGATATAAGAGCTCTGGAGCACAAAGCAGCTGAAGCCAGCCTAATGCCGCGACCAGCCAGGAG TGTTGGTGAGAAGATAAAGTCAGCTCTGAAGAAAGTCTTGGGAGGTGCGGCCTTATCCCTCTCTACTGGCCTTTCTGTGGGAGTATTCTTTCTGCAGTTCCTTGAGTGGTGGTACTCATCTGAAAATCAAGAAACTATCAAATCACTGACTGCCCTGCCTACTCCACCACCACCTGTACACCTAGACTACAATTCTGATTCTCCTCTGTTACCCAAAATGAAGACTGTGTGCCCCCTGTGTCGCAAAACCCGGGTAAATGATACTGTTCTTGCCACCTCTGGCTATGTGTTTTGTTATCGCTGTGTATTTAATTATGTGAGGAGTCACCAAGCTTGTCCCATAACAGGTTATCCAACAGAAGTACAACATCTAATTAAACTGTATTCCCCCGAAAACTGA